One Cellulomonas sp. NS3 genomic region harbors:
- a CDS encoding putative bifunctional diguanylate cyclase/phosphodiesterase translates to MLGTNPPRPVSLGGVRLPDAMVDALQEGVLICDARGVVVDVNEAAETILTLDREQLLGLDLASLDYDAVGPDGAPLPAHELPVALARATNQPASATIKVRRGSPHPLWLRATAIPFVPVEHEVWCMVTLTDVTGEQHAQERLRHSEETFRLTFEDAPIGMAIVSLDGRYLEVNRALTEGLQRTREELVGASFEDITHPDDLETDLAHGARLLDGSLDSFQIDKRYLTPGGDTMWARLTVSIVRDGDGSPVHFVNQIEDVTEMRLAQEQLERRALYDHLTGLANRSLLLDRLAHALTQHARSGSLVAVAFADLDHFKRLNDSLGHDAGDRMLKAVAERMTAAVRAGDTVARIGGDEFVVVLEGVDSAEHAGELLDGLLAAVELPLHIDGHEVVPRLSAGLTVNDGTGVAEEVLRDADTALYVAKDAGRSRWEVFHDVYRRDALRRLSVETELRTAIDRGQFLLHYQPVVELDTRRTVAYEALVRWMHPRRGLLLPGEFVQIAEESDLINGIGGWVLREAVEFLARHPELPGKVYINVSPRQLGRGTPATDDRDAGLAPLVAQVLRENDVPASRLGIEITENGVLQATEQTREDLEQLAALGVELLLDDFGTGFSALTSVLSTPVSGLKLDRSFTVRLGDGAACDRISTAMAALVDSLSSHGVVEGIETEKQWALALGHGWTHGQGWLFGHAVAESALFPAVDTAF, encoded by the coding sequence ATGCTCGGCACGAACCCGCCGCGACCCGTGTCGCTCGGTGGCGTCCGCCTGCCCGACGCGATGGTCGACGCGCTCCAGGAAGGCGTCCTCATCTGCGACGCCCGCGGGGTCGTGGTCGACGTCAACGAGGCAGCGGAGACGATCCTCACGCTCGACCGGGAGCAGCTCCTCGGGCTCGACCTCGCGTCGCTCGACTACGACGCCGTCGGCCCCGACGGGGCACCCCTCCCGGCGCACGAGCTGCCCGTCGCGCTCGCCCGCGCCACGAACCAGCCGGCGTCGGCGACCATCAAGGTCCGGCGCGGCTCCCCCCACCCGCTGTGGCTGCGCGCCACCGCGATCCCCTTCGTCCCCGTCGAGCACGAGGTCTGGTGCATGGTCACGCTCACGGACGTCACCGGCGAGCAGCACGCGCAGGAGCGGCTGCGGCACAGCGAGGAGACCTTCCGGCTCACGTTCGAGGACGCCCCGATCGGCATGGCGATCGTGTCGCTCGACGGCCGCTACCTCGAGGTCAACCGCGCGCTGACCGAGGGTCTGCAGCGCACCCGCGAGGAGCTCGTCGGCGCGTCGTTCGAGGACATCACGCACCCCGACGACCTCGAGACCGACCTCGCCCACGGCGCCCGCCTGCTCGACGGGAGCCTCGACTCGTTCCAGATCGACAAGCGCTACCTGACGCCCGGCGGCGACACGATGTGGGCCCGGCTCACGGTCTCGATCGTGCGCGACGGCGACGGCTCGCCGGTGCACTTCGTCAACCAGATCGAGGACGTCACCGAGATGCGGCTCGCGCAGGAGCAGCTCGAGCGGCGCGCGCTCTACGACCACCTGACCGGGCTCGCGAACCGCAGCCTGCTGCTCGACCGGCTCGCGCACGCGCTGACCCAGCACGCGCGGTCGGGCAGCCTCGTCGCCGTCGCGTTCGCCGACCTCGACCACTTCAAGCGCCTCAACGACTCGCTCGGGCACGACGCGGGCGACCGGATGCTCAAGGCCGTCGCGGAGCGGATGACCGCGGCCGTGCGCGCGGGCGACACCGTGGCCCGCATCGGCGGCGACGAGTTCGTCGTGGTGCTCGAGGGCGTCGACTCCGCGGAGCACGCCGGCGAGCTCCTCGACGGGCTGCTCGCCGCCGTCGAGCTCCCGCTGCACATCGACGGTCACGAGGTCGTGCCGCGCCTGAGCGCCGGCCTGACCGTCAACGACGGGACGGGGGTCGCGGAGGAGGTCCTGCGTGACGCCGACACGGCCCTGTACGTGGCGAAGGACGCCGGGCGCTCGCGTTGGGAGGTCTTCCACGACGTCTACCGCCGCGACGCGCTGCGCCGCCTCTCGGTCGAGACCGAGCTCCGGACCGCGATCGACCGGGGGCAGTTCCTGCTGCACTACCAGCCGGTCGTCGAGCTCGACACCCGCCGGACGGTCGCGTACGAGGCCCTCGTGCGCTGGATGCACCCGCGTCGGGGCCTGCTCCTGCCCGGGGAGTTCGTGCAGATCGCCGAGGAGTCGGACCTGATCAACGGGATCGGCGGGTGGGTGCTGCGCGAGGCCGTGGAGTTCCTCGCCCGGCACCCCGAGCTGCCCGGCAAGGTCTACATCAACGTCTCGCCCCGCCAGCTCGGCCGCGGCACGCCCGCGACGGACGACCGGGACGCAGGGCTCGCCCCGCTCGTCGCGCAGGTGCTCCGCGAGAACGACGTGCCCGCCTCGCGGCTCGGCATCGAGATCACCGAGAACGGCGTGCTGCAGGCGACCGAGCAGACCCGCGAGGACCTCGAGCAGCTCGCCGCGCTCGGCGTCGAGCTCCTGCTCGACGACTTCGGCACCGGCTTCTCGGCGCTCACCTCGGTGCTCTCGACCCCGGTCAGCGGGCTCAAGCTCGACCGCTCCTTCACGGTGCGGCTCGGCGACGGCGCGGCGTGCGACCGGATCAGCACCGCGATGGCCGCGCTCGTCGACTCGCTGTCCAGCCACGGCGTCGTCGAGGGCATCGAGACCGAGAAGCAGTGGGCGCTCGCGCTCGGCCACGGGTGGACGCACGGCCAGGGCTGGCTGTTCGGGCACGCGGTCGCGGAGAGCGCGCTGTTCCCGGCGGTCGACACGGCGTTCTGA